In one Halictus rubicundus isolate RS-2024b chromosome 14, iyHalRubi1_principal, whole genome shotgun sequence genomic region, the following are encoded:
- the LOC143361005 gene encoding uncharacterized protein LOC143361005 translates to MLSRKRLKPGSIPTILPKKSRCEPQTNILRESNGRDNNDVLATFATTEEVPEPIMVVECNHSPTTSNQTHNKDFSSPCTSKTANVREKCQITTLHDKIQHDHCYHNTPRSTMKKLDHMQRRLQSITQENRRLKQQARRLKKRKTFNLALPHADVLRTWYSSVNAEPGFTEESFATLKEKSGELKEKGQRLLCAVIFDEMGIKKDVRGVAMGQCGVM, encoded by the exons ATGCTAAGCAGGAAACGCTTAAAGCCTGGAAGTATACCCACGATTTTACCGAAAAAGTCAAGATGTGAACCACAGACGAATATCTTAAGGGAAAGTAATGGTAGAG ATAATAATGATGTTCtggcaacttttgcaacaaCAGAAGAAGTCCCAGAACCGATTATGGTTGTAGAATGCAATCATTCTCCTACAACCAGCAACCAGACACATAA TAAAGATTTCTCTTCACCATGCACATCAAAGACTGCAAATGTAAGGGAGAAGTGTCAAATTACAACACTACATGACAAAATACAACACGATCATTGTTACCACAATACACCACGAAGTACGATGAAGAAATTAGATCATATGCAAAGAAGATTGCAGTCCATAACGCAGGAGAATAGAAGACTCAAGCAGCAGGCCAGACGACTGAAAAAAAG GAAAACTTTCAATTTAGCGCTTCCGCACGCAGACGTCCTCAGAACCTGGTATAGTAGTGTAAATGCAGAACCAGGTTTTACTGAGGAATCTTTTGcaacattaaaagaaaaatctggCGAACTAAAAGAAAAAGGGCAAAGACTGCTTTGTGCTGTGATATTTGATGAGATGGGCATAAAAAAGGATGTCAGAGGGGTCGCGATGGGACAATGCGGGGTCATGTAG